Proteins encoded within one genomic window of Thiothrix litoralis:
- a CDS encoding hybrid sensor histidine kinase/response regulator, whose translation MKHGNSLVFIGKTWQRICLLLALLLLPVATAYAEPLILTDELASQQESIQLLDYAEIMEDSDGRLSLSAVLSAEGVFQPGTAVDGKLDLNLTPSVYWLRMDIRNQSSKEDWYFTLSGSLSRNVQVYLSVEGGRQPYVQQSLLSHSRSSAYQLSLSANTVHRLYIRVYDRHAPLVIEPRLRSSEQMLTEVMIMYPLYSFVIGGLLTLAVYNLLYFFYLRDKSFLALSIFILGFVLELGNHSGVWYYFSFFRQYLSGVGVSFAFIGIAASISLASNWLEVPEYLPRLSMFFRAAFWTSFLMIPVHLWLGYGTVFAGVLALMLIVLFITATVIRYSQGFYFSFLLRVGILLVLISFIPSLLRGAGLIGDVPVLTDGMYFVLLVALVMLSLTQAEQVRMKSEQAERAATANKAKDEFLTTMSHELRTPMNAVVNAGRLLQQTALTDSQKEYVARLNTSSQHMLSLINDILDLARLDRSLLRMENIPFQLAAILKQVEQLLMEQARSKQLRLALDNHFHLLTKQITGDPTRLKQVLLNLLNNAIKFTPQGEVTLTITPQDVTDKDASLLFEVRDTGIGLSEKQQQKLFQPFSQPDSSTARKYGGSGLGLAISQNLVRCMGGELKVSSKPARGSRFFFTLTFPLQDVAVEEKTVESVPEPSTSLEGIHVLLVDDQEMNRFFGSKLIASLGVKVAVADSGEKTLQLLEKYAFDLVFMDVSMPGMDGYETTQRIRSDSRFVSLPVIALTAHAIVGERERCLAAGMDDYLTKPFEIEQLQIVILRHHCKATSGYNQDKNV comes from the coding sequence ATGAAACATGGAAACAGCTTGGTGTTTATTGGGAAAACTTGGCAACGTATTTGCCTGTTGCTGGCATTGCTTCTGCTTCCAGTAGCGACTGCTTATGCTGAGCCGTTGATATTGACGGATGAACTGGCCAGCCAGCAAGAGTCAATTCAATTACTTGATTATGCCGAAATCATGGAAGATTCTGATGGGCGTCTGAGCCTGTCAGCAGTATTGTCCGCCGAGGGGGTATTTCAACCGGGAACTGCTGTTGATGGCAAGCTGGATTTGAACCTGACCCCTTCGGTCTACTGGCTACGGATGGATATACGTAACCAGTCGAGCAAGGAAGACTGGTATTTCACCCTGTCAGGCTCGCTTTCCCGCAATGTGCAGGTCTACCTAAGTGTCGAGGGGGGGAGGCAGCCGTATGTGCAACAAAGCTTGTTGTCCCATTCCCGATCCAGTGCCTACCAATTGTCGCTGTCTGCCAATACTGTGCACCGATTGTACATCAGAGTGTATGACCGTCATGCGCCACTGGTGATAGAGCCGCGTCTGCGTTCGTCCGAACAGATGCTGACAGAGGTCATGATCATGTATCCGTTGTACAGCTTTGTGATCGGTGGGTTGTTAACACTGGCGGTTTATAATCTGTTGTACTTTTTTTACTTGCGTGACAAGAGTTTTCTAGCGCTATCGATTTTCATTCTTGGGTTTGTGTTGGAGCTGGGTAACCATTCCGGCGTGTGGTATTACTTCAGTTTTTTCCGGCAGTACTTGTCTGGGGTCGGTGTGAGTTTTGCCTTCATCGGCATTGCCGCCAGTATCAGTCTAGCCAGTAACTGGTTAGAAGTACCGGAGTATTTGCCGCGTTTGTCTATGTTTTTCCGTGCCGCATTCTGGACAAGCTTTCTGATGATTCCGGTTCACCTGTGGCTAGGGTACGGTACGGTTTTTGCTGGTGTACTGGCATTGATGTTAATTGTGCTGTTTATAACAGCGACCGTTATCCGGTACAGTCAGGGCTTTTATTTTTCATTCCTGTTGCGGGTCGGTATTTTGTTGGTACTTATCAGTTTCATTCCATCCCTGTTAAGAGGAGCGGGTTTGATCGGTGATGTACCTGTATTGACGGACGGTATGTATTTCGTACTACTGGTTGCGCTGGTTATGCTGTCGCTGACTCAGGCTGAGCAAGTACGCATGAAAAGCGAGCAGGCTGAGCGTGCCGCAACAGCCAATAAGGCCAAGGATGAATTTCTCACGACCATGAGCCACGAACTGCGCACCCCGATGAATGCGGTGGTGAATGCAGGGCGTTTGTTGCAACAAACGGCTTTGACAGATTCCCAGAAGGAATATGTGGCGCGCTTGAATACCTCATCTCAGCACATGCTTTCTCTGATCAATGACATTCTTGATCTGGCACGGCTGGATAGAAGCCTGTTGCGCATGGAGAACATTCCATTCCAGTTGGCCGCTATTCTAAAACAGGTCGAACAGCTTTTGATGGAACAGGCACGTAGCAAGCAGCTACGATTGGCGTTGGATAATCATTTTCATCTTCTGACAAAACAAATTACTGGTGACCCTACCCGTCTGAAACAGGTGCTGTTGAACCTGTTGAACAACGCGATCAAGTTCACCCCGCAAGGCGAGGTAACACTAACGATAACCCCGCAGGATGTGACTGACAAAGATGCCAGTTTGTTGTTTGAGGTGCGCGATACTGGTATTGGCCTCTCAGAGAAGCAACAGCAAAAGCTGTTCCAGCCTTTTTCTCAGCCGGATAGCAGTACTGCCCGCAAGTATGGTGGCTCCGGTTTGGGGCTGGCAATCAGCCAGAATCTGGTGCGATGTATGGGAGGCGAGCTGAAAGTGAGTAGTAAACCGGCGCGGGGTAGCCGTTTTTTCTTCACACTGACCTTTCCATTACAGGATGTTGCGGTCGAGGAGAAGACGGTCGAGTCAGTGCCAGAACCTTCCACTTCGCTGGAAGGGATTCATGTCCTGCTGGTAGATGATCAAGAAATGAACCGGTTTTTTGGTAGCAAGTTAATTGCGTCATTGGGAGTGAAGGTTGCGGTCGCTGACAGTGGGGAAAAAACACTCCAATTATTGGAAAAGTATGCATTCGATCTGGTGTTCATGGATGTCAGTATGCCGGGCATGGATGGCTACGAAACTACGCAGCGTATCCGTTCAGACAGCCGTTTTGTCAGTTTACCGGTGATTGCTCTGACTGCTCATGCAATAGTTGGTGAGCGTGAGCGTTGCTTGGCCGCAGGTATGGATGATTACCTTACCAAGCCGTTTGAGATTGAACAGTTACAAATAGTAATCTTGCGGCATCATTGTAAGGCCACCTCCGGGTATAATCAGGATAAGAACGTTTGA
- the yrfG gene encoding GMP/IMP nucleotidase, producing the protein MNYSAIDLNWHDINTVFLDMDGTLLDLHFDNHFWLEHLPVRLAEQRGATPDEIRSYLHERYTEMEGTLDWYCLDFWQNHLGTDLVALKHEIAERIQIRAHVERFLESLHARGKRVVLLTNAHQKSVGMKFGYVVLEHYFDRIITSHSLGLPKEHPDFWQKLSEVEVFETAHSLFIDDNLHVLRAAQAHGVKYLLAIHQPDSQQPPKNTEEFTAVECYTQLMG; encoded by the coding sequence ATGAATTATAGCGCAATAGATTTAAATTGGCATGACATTAACACCGTGTTTTTAGACATGGATGGCACGCTGCTGGATTTACATTTCGATAACCATTTCTGGCTGGAACATCTGCCGGTAAGGCTGGCGGAACAGCGCGGGGCAACCCCGGATGAAATCCGCAGTTACCTGCACGAGCGCTATACCGAAATGGAAGGGACGTTGGATTGGTACTGCCTTGATTTTTGGCAGAATCATCTAGGAACTGACTTGGTAGCGCTGAAGCATGAAATTGCCGAACGCATCCAGATCCGGGCGCATGTGGAACGCTTTCTGGAATCCCTGCACGCACGCGGCAAACGGGTGGTGTTACTGACCAATGCCCACCAGAAAAGCGTGGGGATGAAATTTGGCTACGTGGTCTTGGAGCACTATTTTGATCGAATTATTACCTCGCATTCGCTGGGTTTGCCCAAGGAACACCCAGATTTCTGGCAGAAATTAAGCGAGGTAGAAGTGTTTGAGACGGCACATTCGTTGTTCATCGACGATAACCTGCATGTGCTGCGGGCGGCGCAGGCACATGGGGTTAAATACTTGCTGGCCATTCATCAACCGGACTCGCAACAACCGCCCAAAAACACCGAGGAATTTACAGCGGTGGAGTGTTATACACAGTTGATGGGGTGA
- a CDS encoding beta-propeller domain-containing protein, whose translation MKNLHSLGLSIFIALLLSACGGGGSSTTVSTNTTTNTDNTNVSTTASKPALKAASNAELESLLKQQMLDMYGTAHSIYNGCGGDFCYAVPVAAATTSPTATADTSKSVSSTNTQETDVDEADRIKTDGTYLYTTATDQANVRIFKTNGAGNTLVKDLPLGNDTNIRLTGLYLDSNTLAALAEEQQIYSIWSRWFMPSFWQNQQSQLYLLNVANPENPTQTAKLTVDGQVISSRRIGSTLYLATRSTPSLVGLVQYPTTEAEAAANRTLINNATLVDFLPDYQLNDGSKNAIFSGTDCFMTQYTAKKSYQSSIISLLAIDMNSATPTPQGKCFAGDTETLYASSDAIYLATTSYSYPSDTAASSSIAYYPPSITTDLHKFSLAGGINYRGSGRVDGHLGGQQEQKPFRMSEYKDVLRVITYNGDNNLTTNPSPARLYTLQENTANQSLDTLATLPNNTRPQALGKPGEQIYATRFLGDKGYLVTFRTTDPLYLLDLSNPADPYIASELQIDGYSDYLHPVGDNYLLGIGKDAIAVDGGDSGRGAWYQGVKLSLINITDPANPSEQQKIIIGKRGTETAVSQSHHALTTLQQGNNLQVALPISLHDGAANYPSGASTYYNWTQDELYRLNINTQTGTMQALAPIVSETAPSSPNYGYSSYQWSNDRSVMIGEFIHYLHGDKVISQAW comes from the coding sequence ATGAAAAATCTGCACTCATTAGGGTTAAGCATTTTCATCGCCTTACTACTCAGTGCCTGTGGTGGCGGCGGTTCCAGCACCACCGTCAGCACGAATACGACGACCAATACGGATAATACCAATGTCTCCACTACTGCCAGCAAACCTGCCCTGAAAGCCGCTTCCAACGCCGAGCTGGAAAGCCTGCTCAAACAGCAGATGTTGGACATGTACGGCACGGCACACTCCATCTACAACGGCTGTGGCGGTGATTTTTGCTATGCAGTACCCGTAGCTGCCGCCACGACTTCTCCGACAGCCACAGCCGACACCTCCAAGAGCGTTTCCAGCACCAACACACAGGAAACAGATGTCGACGAAGCCGACCGCATCAAAACCGATGGCACATACCTCTACACCACTGCCACAGACCAAGCCAATGTGCGCATTTTCAAAACAAACGGGGCAGGCAACACACTGGTAAAAGATTTGCCATTAGGCAATGACACCAACATACGCTTGACCGGGCTGTATCTGGATAGCAACACACTGGCAGCCCTCGCAGAAGAGCAGCAGATATACAGCATTTGGAGCCGCTGGTTCATGCCTAGTTTCTGGCAAAACCAGCAAAGCCAACTGTATTTGCTGAACGTTGCTAACCCCGAAAACCCTACCCAGACCGCCAAACTGACCGTGGATGGGCAAGTCATCAGCAGCCGCCGTATCGGTTCCACCCTGTATCTGGCCACCCGCTCGACCCCCAGCTTGGTCGGTCTGGTGCAATACCCCACCACCGAAGCGGAAGCCGCCGCGAACCGCACCTTGATCAACAACGCCACGCTGGTCGATTTCCTGCCTGATTACCAACTCAATGACGGCAGTAAAAACGCCATTTTCAGCGGCACGGATTGCTTCATGACGCAATACACTGCCAAGAAAAGCTACCAGAGCAGCATCATCAGCTTGCTGGCGATTGACATGAACAGTGCCACACCGACACCACAAGGCAAGTGTTTCGCGGGTGATACCGAAACGCTGTATGCTTCCAGCGATGCGATTTATCTGGCGACCACCAGTTACAGCTACCCCAGCGACACCGCTGCATCCAGCAGCATCGCCTATTACCCACCCAGCATTACCACCGACTTGCACAAATTCTCGCTGGCAGGCGGCATCAACTACCGAGGTTCCGGGCGTGTTGACGGACATCTGGGCGGGCAGCAAGAGCAGAAGCCGTTCCGCATGAGCGAATACAAGGATGTGCTGCGCGTCATCACCTACAATGGTGACAATAACCTAACGACCAACCCATCGCCTGCGCGGCTATATACCTTGCAAGAAAATACCGCGAACCAGTCACTCGATACCCTCGCGACACTGCCTAACAACACCCGTCCGCAAGCCTTGGGTAAACCCGGTGAACAGATTTACGCCACCCGCTTCCTCGGCGACAAAGGCTATCTGGTGACGTTCCGCACCACCGACCCGCTGTACCTGCTGGACTTGTCGAACCCCGCCGACCCGTACATTGCCAGCGAATTGCAAATTGACGGTTATTCCGACTACCTGCACCCGGTTGGCGACAATTACTTGCTGGGCATTGGCAAAGATGCGATTGCGGTTGACGGTGGCGACAGCGGGCGTGGTGCGTGGTATCAGGGCGTAAAACTTTCCCTGATTAACATCACTGACCCTGCGAACCCTTCCGAACAGCAAAAAATCATCATCGGCAAGCGCGGCACGGAAACCGCCGTTTCCCAAAGCCATCACGCGCTAACCACCTTGCAGCAAGGCAACAACCTGCAAGTTGCCTTGCCGATCAGTCTGCATGACGGTGCTGCCAATTACCCTTCCGGTGCGAGCACTTACTACAACTGGACACAGGATGAGCTATACCGTCTGAACATCAACACTCAAACCGGCACGATGCAGGCACTGGCGCCGATTGTCAGCGAAACCGCGCCCTCGTCACCCAACTACGGCTATTCCAGCTACCAATGGTCAAATGACCGTTCGGTGATGATTGGCGAATTCATCCATTACCTGCACGGCGACAAGGTGATAAGTCAGGCGTGGTAG
- the nudE gene encoding ADP compounds hydrolase NudE, whose translation MQKPPTIHTIQPVVSSRLFHVEELHLEFSNGERRIYERLASRGHGAVLIVPMLDDDTMLLIREYSAGTGRYELGFPKGKVERGEDILEAAKREIMEEVGYGAHELHLLRRVSLSPGYMQHHTHLIIARHLYPHRVDGDEPEPLEVVPWKLADAAELLAQDDFTEGRSLLALYLAQDWLGKHQH comes from the coding sequence ATGCAAAAACCACCCACGATACACACCATCCAACCTGTTGTTAGCAGCCGCCTGTTCCATGTGGAAGAACTCCACTTAGAATTCAGCAACGGTGAACGCCGCATTTACGAGCGCCTTGCCAGTCGTGGGCATGGCGCTGTGTTGATCGTGCCGATGCTGGATGACGACACGATGCTGCTGATCCGCGAATATTCTGCGGGAACCGGGCGTTACGAACTCGGTTTCCCCAAAGGCAAGGTGGAACGCGGCGAAGATATATTAGAAGCTGCCAAGCGCGAAATCATGGAAGAAGTTGGCTACGGCGCACACGAGCTGCACCTGTTGCGGCGCGTCAGCCTCTCCCCCGGCTACATGCAACACCACACCCACTTGATCATCGCCCGCCACCTTTACCCGCACCGGGTCGACGGTGACGAACCCGAACCACTGGAAGTGGTGCCGTGGAAACTTGCCGATGCCGCCGAACTGCTGGCACAGGACGATTTCACCGAAGGCCGCAGCCTGCTGGCGCTGTATCTGGCGCAAGACTGGCTAGGAAAACACCAACATTAG
- a CDS encoding DNA cytosine methyltransferase, with product MLKVASFFAGIGGFDLGMERAGMEVVFQCEVNPFCQQVLNKHWPTVPLYADINTVQPCDIPADTQVWCGGFPCQDLSLANQGKRKGLEGERSGLFFQYAALIAARKPRWVIIENVPGLLNSHEGKDFRVLLEKLDEFGYGISWRVFDAKYFGTPQRRRRVYLVASLGNLRSAEVLFERGPLAIAYRAGIGQKEALAGESGEGDQETDCYAIQHAGIGRKPSAGPQAKGYRNDGESYTLDSRGSADAVCQAIDAFRVRDASGVSAGVDGNRYRAVGNAVCVHVVEWIGRRLLAVDAEWQASLQRDVGFSKQAVAG from the coding sequence ATGTTAAAAGTTGCGTCGTTTTTTGCTGGAATTGGTGGTTTTGACCTTGGGATGGAACGTGCTGGTATGGAAGTGGTGTTTCAGTGCGAGGTGAACCCATTTTGCCAGCAAGTCCTGAATAAACACTGGCCAACAGTGCCGCTGTATGCGGATATTAATACCGTGCAGCCATGCGATATTCCTGCCGATACGCAAGTTTGGTGTGGCGGCTTCCCCTGTCAGGACTTGTCTCTGGCAAACCAGGGCAAACGTAAAGGATTAGAAGGTGAACGCAGTGGATTGTTCTTCCAATATGCAGCACTCATTGCCGCTCGAAAACCCCGTTGGGTCATCATCGAAAATGTCCCCGGTCTGCTTAACAGCCATGAAGGCAAAGATTTCCGGGTTCTCCTCGAAAAGTTGGATGAATTCGGGTACGGCATTTCGTGGCGAGTATTCGATGCAAAATATTTTGGAACACCCCAACGCCGTCGTCGCGTCTACCTTGTCGCAAGTCTTGGCAACCTCCGCTCCGCCGAAGTACTTTTTGAACGAGGGCCACTTGCAATCGCTTATCGTGCGGGCATCGGCCAGAAAGAAGCCCTTGCCGGAGAATCTGGAGAGGGCGATCAGGAAACAGATTGCTACGCTATCCAACACGCGGGTATTGGCAGAAAGCCCAGTGCAGGCCCCCAAGCCAAAGGCTACCGCAACGACGGTGAGTCCTACACCCTTGACAGCCGGGGAAGTGCCGATGCTGTATGTCAGGCGATTGATGCCTTCCGAGTGCGAGACGCTTCAGGGGTTTCCGCCGGGGTGGACGGAAATCGTTACCGGGCAGTAGGTAACGCGGTATGCGTCCATGTGGTGGAATGGATCGGGCGGCGCTTGCTGGCTGTGGATGCTGAGTGGCAGGCCTCACTCCAACGTGATGTAGGGTTCAGCAAACAGGCTGTTGCAGGGTGA
- the cysQ gene encoding 3'(2'),5'-bisphosphate nucleotidase CysQ yields MDLATLLPAAVRIAQDAGDKIMAVYRTADFGVEHKQDDSPLTAADMASHHHIVDALTALTPQYPVLSEESAKLPFSERSQWQTYWLVDPLDGTREFIKRNGEFSTLIALVHNHQPILGVVHAPVLNETWFAHQGGGAFKIANGETFPISTRATGTPLKVMGSKSHRDPVMPQFLERIGEHEYAVMGSILKACLVAEGSADIYPRLGLTSEWDTAAAQIIVEEAGGHFTRTDMQPMRYNTKDSLLNPYFFVFGRDYRDWSQYLV; encoded by the coding sequence ATGGATTTAGCGACACTTCTACCCGCCGCCGTTCGCATTGCCCAAGACGCTGGCGACAAGATCATGGCGGTCTACCGCACCGCTGATTTTGGCGTGGAACACAAGCAAGACGATTCCCCGCTGACAGCGGCTGACATGGCATCGCACCACCATATCGTGGATGCACTGACCGCGCTGACCCCCCAATACCCGGTACTGTCGGAAGAATCCGCCAAACTGCCGTTCAGCGAACGCAGCCAATGGCAAACTTACTGGCTAGTTGACCCACTCGATGGCACGCGCGAATTCATCAAACGTAACGGCGAATTCAGCACCCTGATTGCCTTGGTACACAACCACCAGCCAATCCTCGGCGTGGTTCACGCCCCCGTGCTGAATGAAACGTGGTTTGCCCACCAAGGCGGTGGCGCATTCAAAATAGCCAACGGTGAAACCTTCCCGATCAGCACCCGCGCCACGGGCACGCCGCTCAAAGTCATGGGCAGCAAATCGCACCGCGACCCGGTGATGCCGCAATTTCTGGAACGTATTGGGGAACATGAATACGCCGTGATGGGCAGTATTTTAAAAGCCTGTCTGGTGGCAGAAGGTTCCGCCGACATTTACCCGCGTCTGGGGCTGACCTCGGAATGGGACACCGCCGCCGCGCAAATCATTGTGGAAGAAGCAGGCGGGCATTTCACCCGCACCGACATGCAGCCCATGCGTTACAACACCAAGGACTCCCTGCTCAACCCGTACTTTTTCGTGTTCGGGCGTGATTACCGCGACTGGTCGCAGTATTTAGTGTAA
- a CDS encoding SseB family protein: MQTMNEAEELLVKAQSGELDGDAFIQKLMEVTLFMPIYEKVQIGGLQPTTSDQAVPLTLDDESGNKVLILFTSPDMAKTFVKGFPGYGGGLLAEFKWIIEKVGVGYSISINPDHEMGIDLEVGMLQGLH; the protein is encoded by the coding sequence ATGCAAACAATGAACGAAGCGGAAGAACTGTTGGTGAAAGCGCAGTCCGGTGAGCTGGATGGTGATGCTTTCATCCAGAAGTTGATGGAAGTGACGCTGTTCATGCCGATCTATGAAAAGGTTCAGATTGGCGGCTTGCAACCGACCACCAGCGATCAGGCCGTACCGCTGACGCTGGATGATGAATCAGGCAACAAGGTGCTGATCTTGTTCACCAGCCCGGACATGGCGAAAACCTTTGTGAAAGGTTTCCCCGGTTACGGCGGTGGCCTGCTGGCTGAGTTCAAGTGGATTATCGAGAAAGTCGGCGTCGGTTACAGCATTTCGATCAACCCCGATCATGAGATGGGGATTGATCTGGAAGTGGGGATGTTGCAGGGCTTACACTAA
- a CDS encoding transposase, whose protein sequence is MKNKRKDALQKFTTKRVCENEFIVVGNVSSSALAKTTMAKSVLDAGWFMLKTQLKYKAIARSVVFEEVNEAYTTQACSCCGSISVNSPKGRAGLGIREWTCA, encoded by the coding sequence ATCAAAAACAAGCGTAAAGATGCGCTACAAAAGTTCACCACCAAGCGGGTGTGTGAGAATGAATTCATCGTTGTCGGCAACGTCAGCAGTTCCGCCTTAGCCAAAACCACGATGGCGAAAAGCGTCTTGGATGCAGGCTGGTTCATGCTGAAAACCCAACTGAAATACAAAGCGATCGCGCGGTCAGTGGTGTTTGAGGAAGTCAACGAAGCGTACACTACCCAAGCTTGCTCGTGTTGCGGCAGTATTTCTGTCAACAGTCCGAAAGGTAGAGCAGGACTTGGAATAAGAGAATGGACGTGTGCCTAG
- a CDS encoding DUF4102 domain-containing protein, translated as MDEEKRAKLTETLIKGIAYGKDAAKNERDVWWDTELERFGIRIYPSGKKVFVISYRHGRIKRLKTIGGHGALTHLLIHKSQADVR; from the coding sequence ATGGATGAAGAGAAAAGAGCGAAACTCACAGAAACGCTTATAAAGGGCATTGCTTACGGCAAAGACGCGGCAAAAAATGAGCGGGATGTATGGTGGGATACTGAACTTGAACGCTTTGGTATCCGCATTTATCCCAGTGGGAAAAAGGTGTTTGTGATTTCCTACCGACACGGGCGAATTAAACGCTTAAAGACCATCGGCGGGCATGGTGCGTTAACGCATCTCCTTATACACAAGTCCCAAGCTGATGTAAGATAA
- a CDS encoding IS4 family transposase — MNWSSSELTDLDLGDKRLETRAAHILNAMLKAPQSSLPKACQSWSSTLATYRFFWNEAVSHDALMASHFEATECRIRQQDSKIILCIQDTTELDFNGQETEGLGRLSYDKQRGMYLHPTLCITPERLPLGITDTWMWSRGLSKAADQANPSIKESRRWIEGYERVAELAARCPGHRLIYTGDRESDFYDLLKRAQALDYPADLLIRAQHNRALGDDLKLWDAIEQQQALTRITFTKPRKQGEKARKVVQEIKVLRYTLRPKSKHPMLLTLVQAKEINPPAGKSPLIWRLVTNRCVETADAACELIDWYRARWEIEMFFDVLKVGCRVEKLQLDTKERIEKALALYIMVAWRIMFLMRLGRTCPELPAELVFDPLEWKVSFRLGKKALPDGIPTLNQVIRNLAELGGFLGRKCDGEPGAKSIWLGYSRVLDCIYGIQMASELGEGLICV, encoded by the coding sequence ATGAACTGGTCATCTAGCGAACTCACCGATCTTGATTTGGGAGACAAGCGCCTCGAAACACGCGCCGCCCATATTCTCAATGCCATGCTGAAAGCGCCCCAATCCAGCCTCCCCAAGGCTTGCCAGAGTTGGTCAAGTACCTTGGCGACGTACCGTTTCTTCTGGAATGAGGCGGTGAGCCATGATGCTTTGATGGCATCCCACTTTGAAGCGACAGAGTGCCGAATCCGTCAACAAGACTCGAAGATTATCCTGTGCATTCAAGACACCACCGAATTGGACTTCAATGGACAGGAAACCGAGGGCTTGGGGCGGTTATCCTACGATAAGCAACGCGGGATGTACCTGCATCCGACCTTGTGTATCACCCCGGAACGCCTGCCGTTGGGCATCACCGATACGTGGATGTGGTCACGGGGCTTGAGCAAAGCCGCCGACCAAGCGAACCCCAGCATCAAAGAAAGCCGTCGCTGGATCGAAGGGTATGAACGGGTAGCCGAACTGGCGGCACGCTGCCCCGGACACCGGCTCATCTATACGGGCGACCGTGAAAGCGACTTTTACGACTTGCTCAAACGGGCACAAGCCTTGGATTACCCGGCTGACCTGCTGATACGGGCGCAACATAACCGTGCCTTAGGAGATGACCTCAAACTGTGGGATGCCATTGAGCAACAACAGGCGTTGACCCGCATCACCTTTACCAAACCGCGCAAGCAGGGTGAAAAAGCCCGCAAAGTGGTACAGGAAATCAAGGTGTTACGTTATACCCTGCGTCCCAAGAGCAAGCACCCGATGCTATTGACCTTGGTTCAAGCCAAAGAAATCAACCCACCCGCCGGAAAATCGCCCCTCATTTGGCGTTTAGTCACCAACCGTTGTGTAGAGACCGCCGATGCCGCTTGTGAACTCATCGACTGGTATCGGGCGCGTTGGGAAATCGAAATGTTTTTTGATGTCCTGAAAGTTGGCTGTCGCGTCGAAAAACTGCAACTGGACACTAAAGAGCGCATCGAAAAAGCCCTCGCGCTCTACATCATGGTGGCCTGGCGGATTATGTTTCTGATGCGGTTGGGGCGTACCTGCCCAGAACTTCCGGCTGAGCTGGTGTTTGACCCGCTGGAATGGAAAGTATCCTTCCGGCTCGGCAAAAAAGCACTGCCCGATGGCATACCTACCCTCAATCAAGTGATCCGCAATCTGGCAGAACTGGGGGGCTTTCTGGGCAGAAAATGCGATGGCGAACCGGGAGCTAAAAGTATCTGGTTGGGCTACTCAAGGGTGCTGGACTGTATTTATGGGATTCAGATGGCTAGTGAATTGGGGGAAGGACTGATTTGTGTATAA